Proteins encoded within one genomic window of Mesobacillus subterraneus:
- the rpsO gene encoding 30S ribosomal protein S15: MAITKERKNELINEFKTHESDTGSPEVQIAVLTAEINTLNDHLRVHKKDHHSRRGLLKMVGKRRNLLTYLRNKDVARYRELINKLGLRR; encoded by the coding sequence ATGGCAATCACAAAAGAACGTAAAAACGAACTTATCAATGAATTCAAGACTCACGAAAGTGATACTGGATCTCCAGAAGTTCAAATCGCTGTCCTTACTGCAGAAATCAACACTTTGAACGATCACTTGCGCGTTCACAAGAAGGACCACCACTCACGTCGCGGTCTATTGAAAATGGTAGGTAAGCGTCGTAATCTTTTGACGTACCTTCGTAACAAGGATGTTGCTCGTTACCGCGAGTTAATCAACAAGCTTGGTCTACGTAGATAG
- the ribF gene encoding bifunctional riboflavin kinase/FAD synthetase, whose product MKLINLNHPNEYRREGFPAMVMALGYFDGVHLGHQQVIKEAKKMAETKGLKSAVMTFDPHPSVVLGKSVQHMEYITPLDDKTRIIGDMGVDYLFVVNFSIEFSSLLPQEFVDQYIIGLNVHHVVAGFDYSYGKMGKGNMETIQFHSRGQFDFTVVSKLSTQEEDKVSSTLIRTFLRDGKVEEMPALLGRFYTTKGTVINGERRGRTIGFPTANVQMEDQYILPPTGVYAVKIQVEGAWHEGVCNVGYKPTFHREKKDKPSVEVHIFDFNKEIYGESSLIEWHLRLRSERKFEGIQQLVAQIEKDKQEALLYFEKNKG is encoded by the coding sequence GTGAAATTGATTAATCTAAACCATCCTAATGAATATAGAAGAGAAGGATTTCCGGCGATGGTCATGGCATTGGGCTATTTTGACGGAGTGCACTTAGGGCATCAGCAAGTCATCAAAGAAGCAAAAAAAATGGCTGAAACAAAAGGTCTGAAGAGTGCGGTGATGACATTTGATCCTCATCCTTCTGTAGTTCTTGGAAAAAGCGTTCAACATATGGAATACATAACACCCTTAGATGATAAAACTCGCATAATCGGGGATATGGGTGTGGATTATTTGTTTGTTGTCAACTTCTCAATTGAATTCTCAAGTCTTTTGCCCCAGGAATTTGTTGATCAATATATCATCGGGTTGAATGTGCACCATGTCGTTGCAGGATTCGACTATTCTTATGGGAAAATGGGGAAAGGGAATATGGAGACAATCCAGTTCCATTCGAGAGGTCAATTCGATTTTACAGTAGTATCAAAGCTGTCCACTCAAGAAGAAGACAAGGTTAGCTCTACTTTGATCCGGACTTTTTTAAGAGATGGGAAAGTGGAAGAGATGCCAGCATTGCTTGGGAGATTTTATACCACAAAGGGAACGGTTATAAATGGAGAACGCCGCGGGCGCACAATTGGTTTTCCGACGGCTAATGTCCAGATGGAAGACCAGTACATTCTTCCGCCTACAGGAGTGTACGCCGTTAAGATCCAGGTTGAAGGCGCATGGCATGAAGGTGTCTGCAATGTCGGCTACAAACCAACCTTCCACAGAGAGAAAAAGGACAAACCATCAGTCGAAGTCCACATCTTCGATTTTAATAAAGAGATCTACGGGGAATCATCATTGATAGAATGGCACCTCCGCCTTAGAAGTGAGCGGAAATTCGAGGGAATACAGCAACTTGTCGCCCAAATCGAAAAAGATAAGCAAGAAGCATTGCTCTACTTTGAAAAAAACAAGGGTTAG
- the truB gene encoding tRNA pseudouridine(55) synthase TruB — protein MEGILPLFKPAGMTSHDCVFKLRKLLKTRKVGHTGTLDPDVTGVLPICVGKATKIAEYITDAGKAYEGEVTLGFTTTTEDASGEKVEEKIVDRLITRGEILQVLQSLEGVIEQTPPMYSAVKVNGKKLYEYARQGIEVERPTRKVTIYGIELLDDRDSFTGEHVSFKFRVSCSKGTYIRTLAVTIGEKLGYPAHMSALVRIQSADFTIEDCYTFGQLEKLAEESDLEAALHPLEAGISYLPKYRINDKVAEKVKNGALLTIPEGFKGVDGPIVVETEDGKALAIYRAHPTKPGVMKPDKVLRNEQ, from the coding sequence ATGGAAGGGATTCTGCCTCTATTTAAACCAGCGGGAATGACTTCTCATGATTGTGTGTTTAAGCTCAGGAAACTTTTAAAAACAAGAAAGGTAGGACATACAGGGACACTTGATCCTGATGTGACTGGAGTATTGCCAATTTGTGTTGGCAAGGCGACAAAAATTGCTGAATACATTACAGATGCAGGAAAGGCGTATGAGGGTGAAGTCACGCTTGGATTCACGACCACTACCGAAGATGCTTCAGGTGAGAAGGTCGAAGAAAAAATAGTGGACAGGCTCATAACGAGAGGCGAAATCCTACAGGTCCTGCAGTCGCTGGAGGGCGTAATTGAGCAAACCCCTCCGATGTATTCAGCTGTAAAAGTAAACGGGAAAAAATTATACGAATACGCGAGACAAGGGATTGAAGTTGAAAGACCGACCAGGAAGGTCACGATCTATGGCATAGAGCTTCTTGATGACAGGGATTCATTTACTGGTGAACATGTAAGCTTTAAATTCCGGGTATCATGCAGCAAGGGGACATACATTCGAACATTGGCAGTGACGATAGGGGAAAAATTGGGTTATCCCGCTCATATGTCTGCCCTTGTTAGAATACAATCCGCTGACTTCACTATTGAGGATTGCTATACTTTTGGACAGCTTGAAAAATTAGCCGAAGAAAGCGATCTTGAAGCTGCTCTGCACCCATTAGAAGCTGGTATTTCTTATTTGCCGAAATATCGCATTAATGATAAAGTAGCAGAGAAAGTGAAAAATGGGGCATTGCTTACGATCCCGGAGGGTTTTAAGGGAGTTGATGGCCCTATCGTAGTAGAAACAGAAGACGGAAAAGCGCTCGCAATCTACAGGGCACACCCCACCAAACCTGGGGTGATGAAGCCTGATAAAGTTCTAAGAAATGAGCAGTAG
- the rbfA gene encoding 30S ribosome-binding factor RbfA — MGHRVNRVGEQMKKEIGDIISRKIKDPRVGFVTVTDVEVTGDLQQAKVYISVLGDEQQREDTLKGLAKAKGFIRTEIGQRIRLRKTPELIFEFDETMAYGNRINSLIHELHRDEQPGEEEQEKDND, encoded by the coding sequence ATGGGTCATAGAGTAAATCGTGTTGGCGAACAAATGAAGAAAGAAATAGGCGATATCATCAGCCGTAAAATCAAGGATCCGCGAGTAGGTTTCGTAACAGTAACAGATGTCGAGGTTACCGGCGACCTTCAGCAGGCCAAGGTGTATATCTCTGTTTTAGGCGACGAACAACAGAGGGAAGACACTCTTAAAGGATTGGCCAAGGCCAAAGGCTTCATCAGGACAGAAATTGGTCAGCGAATCCGCTTGAGAAAGACTCCTGAACTGATCTTTGAATTTGATGAAACGATGGCTTATGGTAATCGTATCAATTCGCTAATCCATGAGCTGCACAGAGATGAACAGCCTGGAGAAGAAGAGCAAGAAAAGGACAATGATTAA